A DNA window from Paenibacillus sp. HWE-109 contains the following coding sequences:
- a CDS encoding sensor histidine kinase produces MPYKLNIFSKILILLVLLLIPIVLLYSFTNRITNRVVQDQIQSSNLNQLSFFMHQLDADVERLAMSPVILGSDPYVREYIDRYNAPDYDMLKEQSRIIQKLSLQSVSSGWVNELTIATPKEKQVLSSSIFVNGTDSWPWQRAIQRTWTYEQREGDKGVGSFIREISEPIRAQTVEQANVLYQVRFSVQNMIQLLDVYKKDKRSDPFLLGEQQAIILNSSSNASIAGIIRAEFEKKGLPESGQLQIDIQKQEYLVSYVKSEQLGWYLVDYVPVQKILAPITMTRNLFYGSIALLLMLSVLAAFLLYRNVQIPIGKMIQSVQKVKRGDLSARIDYKAKNEFDFLIQRFNEMATQIQVLVEDVYVEKIRSREATLKQLQSQIHPHFLYNSLFFIINSAEMEDKESVVAMAQNLAEFYRYTTRVEKQTVRLQEELHLVTHYLNIQQLRIHRLTYDIAIPDDMLNEQVPRLILQPLVENAIVHGIERSITSNRITITGEQEDGWNRVIVEDSGPGLTPEGLAKLTKQLQSPMSDDIGCGTWNVHHRLLYQFGEGSGLTFHLSKQGGLRADLTWKRETRQEALPAAKENRP; encoded by the coding sequence ATGCCGTATAAACTGAATATTTTCAGCAAAATTTTAATTCTGCTGGTCCTGCTTCTGATTCCTATTGTGCTTCTGTATAGTTTCACAAACCGCATTACGAATCGTGTCGTCCAGGACCAGATTCAATCGTCCAATTTAAATCAACTGTCTTTCTTCATGCACCAACTGGATGCGGATGTGGAGCGGCTCGCGATGTCCCCTGTCATTCTGGGCAGCGATCCTTATGTCAGGGAATATATCGACCGGTACAATGCGCCGGATTATGACATGCTGAAAGAACAATCGCGCATCATCCAGAAGCTTAGCTTGCAAAGTGTTTCCAGCGGTTGGGTGAACGAGCTTACGATAGCGACACCCAAGGAGAAGCAAGTGCTGTCCTCCAGCATTTTCGTCAATGGGACCGATTCTTGGCCTTGGCAAAGAGCGATTCAGCGAACATGGACCTATGAGCAGCGCGAAGGCGACAAAGGCGTGGGATCGTTTATACGGGAAATTAGCGAGCCGATTCGCGCGCAAACCGTTGAGCAGGCAAATGTGCTTTATCAAGTGAGATTTAGCGTGCAAAATATGATCCAACTGCTGGATGTATACAAAAAAGATAAACGCAGCGACCCTTTTCTGCTTGGTGAACAGCAGGCCATTATTTTAAACAGTTCGTCCAATGCTTCTATCGCGGGCATCATCAGGGCCGAATTCGAGAAGAAGGGCTTGCCGGAATCCGGTCAACTGCAGATCGACATTCAGAAGCAGGAGTACTTGGTTAGTTATGTGAAATCGGAGCAGCTGGGCTGGTATTTGGTCGATTATGTGCCTGTTCAGAAAATATTGGCGCCCATAACGATGACACGCAACTTATTTTACGGATCTATTGCGCTTCTGCTCATGCTCAGTGTGCTGGCAGCTTTTTTGTTGTACAGAAATGTACAAATTCCTATCGGCAAAATGATCCAGAGCGTACAGAAAGTGAAAAGAGGCGATCTCTCAGCACGCATCGACTACAAAGCCAAGAATGAATTCGATTTCCTTATCCAACGCTTCAATGAAATGGCGACGCAAATCCAAGTGCTGGTCGAGGATGTATATGTCGAGAAAATACGTTCCCGCGAAGCTACACTGAAACAATTGCAGTCGCAGATTCATCCGCATTTTCTGTATAATTCTTTGTTTTTCATCATCAATTCCGCCGAAATGGAAGATAAGGAATCCGTTGTGGCGATGGCGCAAAATTTGGCCGAGTTTTACCGGTATACGACAAGAGTCGAAAAGCAGACCGTCCGCTTGCAGGAGGAATTGCACCTGGTCACGCATTATTTGAACATTCAGCAGCTTCGCATTCATCGGTTGACGTATGATATTGCCATTCCGGATGATATGCTGAACGAACAGGTTCCCCGGCTCATTCTGCAGCCTTTGGTGGAGAACGCCATCGTTCATGGCATCGAACGCAGCATAACAAGCAATAGAATCACCATCACAGGTGAGCAAGAGGACGGCTGGAACCGGGTTATCGTCGAGGATAGCGGCCCAGGTTTAACGCCCGAAGGGTTAGCCAAATTAACAAAGCAGTTGCAATCGCCCATGTCTGACGATATTGGCTGCGGGACGTGGAATGTGCATCATCGACTGCTCTATCAATTTGGTGAAGGCTCCGGCCTCACGTTCCATTTGAGTAAACAAGGGGGCTTGCGGGCAGATCTGACTTGGAAACGGGAAACTCGGCAGGAAGCCCTCCCGGCGGCAAAGGAGAATAGACCATGA
- a CDS encoding ABC transporter substrate-binding protein has product MRKSFKQWVGVGTTVVMAATVATGCGNTASETPQPSAQAGTSATANAKPYAGKTISLVTANHPWAEAIKPLLPDFEKETGIKVNVESFFEDQLTQKLTVQFTSGSATPDVFMYRPLQEGKLFYKNGWVQPLDDFAQKAKDYDFSDFTKSAIGSTTVDAKLAGIPIITEQEILYYRKDLLQKAGIAVPKTLDELTAAVKKLHDPKNEMYGFVARGQRSPLVTQVSSFLYSEGADFTTGDKASINTPEALKAFTTYGTLLKDYAPPGVLNMSWPQAFAIFAQGKVAFLTDANSLYQNATDPTKSKISDQVGFAVFPGGKAGSKPYSITSWGLAMNAKSANKEATWAFIQWATSKDVVLKTQQKGNPGARISVWDKAEGTTGFPAELVPVIKESAKTGVDHDRPTVISVGEARDAVGEIVQKIMTGETNLQPVADKANQALQTIIDKDKSR; this is encoded by the coding sequence ATGAGAAAATCATTCAAACAATGGGTTGGCGTTGGAACAACAGTCGTCATGGCAGCCACCGTGGCAACAGGATGCGGAAATACAGCGAGCGAGACCCCACAGCCATCTGCGCAGGCAGGCACATCTGCAACAGCCAATGCCAAACCTTATGCAGGCAAAACGATCTCGTTAGTCACAGCCAATCACCCTTGGGCCGAAGCCATTAAACCTTTACTGCCTGATTTCGAAAAAGAAACCGGCATCAAAGTGAATGTAGAAAGCTTCTTCGAGGACCAGCTCACCCAAAAGCTGACCGTGCAATTCACATCCGGATCTGCTACACCTGACGTCTTCATGTACCGTCCACTTCAGGAAGGCAAGCTTTTCTACAAAAACGGCTGGGTACAGCCCCTTGATGATTTTGCGCAAAAAGCCAAAGATTACGATTTTAGCGATTTCACCAAATCCGCTATCGGCTCCACGACGGTTGACGCCAAGTTAGCTGGCATCCCGATTATTACCGAGCAAGAAATCCTTTACTACCGCAAAGACTTGCTGCAAAAAGCCGGCATTGCTGTACCGAAAACACTGGATGAACTGACGGCAGCCGTGAAGAAATTGCATGATCCCAAAAATGAGATGTACGGCTTCGTAGCCAGAGGTCAGCGCTCACCTTTGGTGACCCAGGTATCTTCCTTCCTATACTCAGAGGGCGCTGATTTCACAACTGGCGACAAGGCGAGCATCAATACGCCTGAAGCGCTGAAAGCTTTCACCACCTATGGTACGCTGCTCAAAGATTATGCGCCTCCAGGCGTTCTGAACATGTCGTGGCCGCAAGCTTTCGCCATCTTCGCCCAAGGCAAGGTTGCCTTCCTAACGGATGCGAACTCGCTGTACCAGAATGCGACGGACCCGACGAAATCCAAAATTTCTGATCAAGTCGGATTCGCTGTATTCCCTGGCGGCAAAGCAGGTTCCAAGCCTTACAGCATCACCTCTTGGGGACTTGCTATGAATGCCAAATCCGCCAACAAAGAGGCGACATGGGCGTTCATTCAGTGGGCAACCAGCAAAGATGTCGTCTTGAAAACGCAGCAAAAAGGCAACCCAGGCGCCCGTATTTCCGTGTGGGATAAAGCCGAGGGTACCACAGGATTCCCGGCAGAACTCGTTCCGGTTATCAAAGAAAGCGCCAAAACCGGTGTCGATCATGACCGTCCGACCGTCATCAGCGTAGGCGAAGCCCGCGATGCTGTCGGTGAAATCGTCCAGAAAATCATGACGGGCGAGACGAATCTCCAGCCTGTCGCCGACAAAGCCAACCAAGCCCTGCAAACGATCATCGATAAAGACAAATCCAGATAA
- a CDS encoding carbohydrate ABC transporter permease — protein MRKKKGPRIAQTLLTFLVLIVFAFPFVWMLLASFKTQSQILSTGQLFIFKPTFHNYVSVFKEYDFMKFIWNSFLVAAGSTLMSLLLGLPAAYAIARHHLQKLGLLILVARIIPGITFLIPWFILFSKIHLVDTYTALILSHMLVGLPFIIWIMISFFEALPTEIEESGLIDGCTHHQVFLRIILPISGPGVITASLLSFIFSWNNFMFSVILAGDKTKTLPIAVFNFMSYSEINWGALMAAACIITLPVLIIALVSQRYVVSGLSAGAVKG, from the coding sequence ATGAGGAAAAAGAAAGGTCCAAGAATTGCCCAAACACTGCTTACTTTCCTTGTGCTGATCGTGTTTGCTTTTCCTTTCGTCTGGATGCTGCTCGCTTCCTTCAAGACACAATCGCAAATCTTGTCGACCGGCCAGCTGTTCATCTTCAAGCCGACGTTCCATAACTATGTCAGCGTATTCAAAGAATACGACTTCATGAAATTCATCTGGAATAGCTTTCTGGTCGCTGCCGGTTCAACGCTGATGTCACTTCTGCTGGGTCTGCCAGCTGCTTATGCAATCGCTCGCCATCATCTGCAGAAGCTCGGACTGCTCATCTTGGTTGCTCGTATTATCCCAGGCATTACATTCTTGATTCCATGGTTCATCCTGTTTTCCAAAATTCATTTGGTCGATACGTATACCGCCCTTATTCTCAGTCATATGCTTGTCGGACTGCCCTTCATCATCTGGATTATGATCTCCTTCTTCGAGGCGCTGCCAACAGAGATTGAGGAATCCGGCCTCATCGACGGCTGTACACATCATCAAGTATTCCTGCGGATCATCCTGCCGATCTCCGGCCCGGGTGTCATCACAGCCTCCCTGCTCTCGTTCATCTTCTCGTGGAACAACTTCATGTTCTCCGTGATTCTGGCCGGTGACAAAACGAAGACACTGCCGATTGCCGTATTTAATTTCATGTCCTATTCTGAAATCAACTGGGGCGCATTAATGGCAGCGGCATGTATCATCACGCTTCCAGTCCTCATTATCGCTCTGGTTTCCCAGCGCTACGTCGTTAGCGGACTTTCCGCCGGTGCTGTCAAAGGTTAA
- a CDS encoding response regulator yields MIQLLIVDDEAHVVDRLHATIDWASLGIEQIFKAYSGQEALELLEQFSIDIVLTDIQMPGITGLQLIAEINRRWPKTKCILLSGYSDFNYAKEAILQGTEDYLLKPVTQQDLLATVKRVMDKLQKEWQEVFSTRRLAYTFKENLPLLRGNLLNDLLQGRNLTETSLQEKMQMLELPDFHGQACVCMMIRLESDFLDYDMRRLSLMEYAISNMVEELFAEKFDTWSTKDAHDYLVFIMKRKLAISEKEEPVWLERTAAVLQSAVNNYLKGKISILLSSWGEFPSDLTTLYHASLSAFRKRIGSEHELLMRLGDEAVQTELSALQRLYEPPTLNHLLEAARWEDTADKLTQIFDEMGTKFSESQEHLLEVYFSIASAFAYIAHKNGRQLHQLIGSDYEKMTEGIPFRTVNQLRDWSLRSLQRMREDMDQERQDSRTTLINDIRSFIEQHLASDVSLQSIADHVYLHPVYVSKIYKLETGDNLSDYVSRVRMDKAAYLLKNGQEKIYEIATQLGYQRPHSFNHAFKKHYGMTPQEYRDHYS; encoded by the coding sequence ATGATCCAACTTCTGATTGTCGATGATGAAGCGCACGTCGTGGATCGACTTCACGCTACGATCGACTGGGCGTCTCTGGGGATTGAACAGATTTTCAAGGCTTACTCTGGCCAAGAGGCACTGGAGCTGCTCGAGCAATTCTCCATAGATATCGTCCTGACGGATATCCAAATGCCAGGAATAACAGGCTTGCAATTAATTGCCGAAATCAACCGCAGGTGGCCCAAAACCAAATGCATCCTTCTGTCAGGCTACTCGGATTTCAACTATGCCAAAGAAGCGATTCTTCAGGGGACAGAAGACTATTTACTGAAACCAGTAACACAGCAGGATCTGCTGGCTACCGTCAAACGCGTGATGGATAAGCTGCAAAAAGAATGGCAGGAAGTCTTTTCCACACGGCGGCTCGCCTATACATTCAAGGAAAATCTGCCGCTGCTGCGGGGAAATTTGCTCAATGATTTACTTCAGGGACGCAACCTGACCGAGACCTCCTTGCAGGAGAAAATGCAAATGCTTGAGCTCCCTGATTTTCATGGCCAAGCCTGTGTATGCATGATGATTCGGCTAGAATCCGACTTCCTCGACTACGATATGAGACGGCTGTCCTTAATGGAATATGCTATCAGCAACATGGTGGAGGAATTATTCGCGGAGAAATTCGACACCTGGTCAACGAAAGATGCGCATGATTACTTAGTTTTTATTATGAAACGAAAGCTCGCTATCTCCGAGAAAGAGGAACCTGTCTGGTTGGAACGAACCGCAGCCGTTCTGCAATCGGCCGTGAACAATTATTTGAAGGGTAAAATCTCCATTTTGCTAAGCAGTTGGGGGGAATTCCCTTCTGATCTTACAACCCTTTATCATGCGTCTCTGAGCGCCTTCCGCAAACGGATCGGCAGTGAGCATGAACTGTTGATGCGGCTGGGTGACGAGGCTGTCCAGACGGAACTGTCCGCTTTGCAAAGGCTGTACGAACCCCCTACGCTCAATCATCTCCTGGAGGCCGCTCGTTGGGAGGATACCGCGGATAAGCTTACGCAGATTTTCGATGAGATGGGTACGAAGTTCTCTGAATCCCAGGAGCATCTGCTGGAGGTTTACTTCTCCATTGCTTCAGCTTTCGCCTATATCGCCCACAAAAACGGCCGGCAGCTGCATCAGCTTATCGGCAGCGACTACGAGAAAATGACAGAGGGTATCCCTTTTCGCACCGTCAACCAGCTTCGTGACTGGTCTCTCCGCTCCTTGCAGCGCATGCGAGAGGACATGGATCAAGAAAGGCAGGACAGCCGGACTACCCTGATCAACGACATCCGTTCCTTTATCGAACAGCATCTTGCCAGTGATGTTTCTTTGCAATCCATAGCCGATCATGTTTACCTGCATCCGGTCTATGTATCGAAGATTTACAAACTGGAAACCGGCGATAATCTAAGCGATTACGTGAGTCGTGTGCGCATGGACAAAGCAGCTTATCTGCTGAAAAACGGTCAAGAGAAAATATACGAAATCGCTACACAACTTGGCTATCAGCGACCGCACTCTTTTAACCATGCCTTCAAAAAGCATTATGGAATGACCCCTCAGGAGTATCGTGACCACTATTCGTAA
- a CDS encoding carbohydrate ABC transporter permease, which produces MQYSWFNRNLKWIYTLPAVIFVMLMMLFPIIYTVRISFYEWSMSATTPPAWVGLSNYIALLKDERFWHAAGSTFYFTFAALTLEVILGIAIALLLSREFRGKNLVKTVFLLPMVATPVAMGLVWMLIYEPTIGVANMMLKSLGLQPLLWLASPNQVIPSLVIVDVWEWTPMIALIIMAGLATLPSDPYEAADVDGASTWRKFVSITLPLLRPTIIVAAMLRLIDVLKTFDIIYATTQGGPNFASETLNLYGYVLGFQYFKLGMASSLLVIFFALVMGLTLFMIWMRKRLEGASS; this is translated from the coding sequence ATGCAGTACAGTTGGTTTAACCGCAACTTGAAATGGATCTACACGCTGCCAGCCGTCATCTTCGTTATGCTTATGATGCTCTTTCCAATCATCTATACCGTTCGAATCAGCTTTTATGAGTGGAGCATGTCCGCCACTACGCCGCCCGCGTGGGTCGGGCTGTCCAACTATATCGCATTACTCAAAGACGAACGTTTCTGGCATGCGGCAGGTTCTACGTTCTACTTCACCTTCGCTGCCCTTACCCTAGAGGTTATTCTCGGTATCGCCATCGCTTTGCTGCTGTCCAGAGAATTCCGCGGCAAAAATCTCGTTAAGACCGTTTTCCTGCTGCCGATGGTAGCAACCCCAGTCGCTATGGGTTTAGTCTGGATGTTGATTTATGAGCCTACGATTGGTGTTGCCAACATGATGTTGAAATCACTCGGCTTGCAGCCGCTGCTTTGGCTGGCCTCCCCCAATCAGGTTATTCCATCCCTCGTCATCGTCGATGTGTGGGAATGGACGCCCATGATTGCCCTCATTATTATGGCTGGTTTAGCCACGCTGCCGTCAGACCCTTATGAGGCAGCCGACGTAGATGGGGCAAGCACTTGGAGAAAGTTCGTCTCTATCACGCTTCCTTTGCTTCGTCCAACGATTATCGTTGCAGCTATGCTGCGCTTGATCGACGTTCTGAAAACCTTCGACATCATCTATGCAACAACCCAAGGCGGACCGAACTTCGCTTCGGAAACGCTGAACCTGTACGGCTATGTGCTTGGCTTCCAATACTTCAAACTGGGCATGGCGTCCTCGCTTCTCGTGATCTTCTTCGCGCTTGTGATGGGCCTGACCTTATTCATGATTTGGATGCGCAAAAGATTGGAGGGAGCTTCATCATGA